Part of the Alteracholeplasma palmae J233 genome, AAAGTCATTGAAGCACTGAAAGATCTTTCAACGGTTGAAGCAGCACCTAAGTTAGAAGGAAATCAAATGGTAGCCATCTTAGCACCATCTAAACAATAAGAAAGAAGGAACTTAAATATGCCAAAGCAAAAATCACACAGCGGATTAAAAAAACGTATTAAAGTAACTGGTACAGGTAAATTATTACGTGGACATGCTTATAAAAACCATTTAGCCGCATCAAAAACAACAAAACAAAATAGACAACTAAGAGGCGTTACATTAGTAGATCATTCAGACTACAAACGTATCAAATCGCTAATTAGAGGACTATAAGAAGGGAGACTATAAGATATGCCAAGAGTAAAATCTACGCCTGTAACAAGACGTCGTCGTAAAAAAATATTAAAACTAGCTAAAGGTTACTTTGGTTCTAAACGTACAATTTATCGTACAGCTCATGAACAAGTAATGCGTTCATTACAATACTCATATAGAGACCGTAAACAAAGAAAAAGAGAATTCAGAAAATTATGGATTAGCCGTATCAATGCAGCTGCTGTATTAAATGGATTAAAATACTCAACATTCATTCATGGATTAGCATTAGCTAACGTAGAAGTTAACCGTAAGGTTTTAGCTGATATTGCAGTATTTGAACCAGAAACATTTACAGCATATGCTGAATTAGCAAAAAATGCATTAGCTAACCCAAGTCAAGCAGTTAAAGCTGTTGAAACAAAAAAAGCACCTGCTGCTAAAAAAGAAGTTAAATCAGAAGAAGTGAACTACGAAAGTTTAACAGTTTCTGCTTTAAAAGAATTAGCTAAAGAACGTGGACTTTCAGGTTATACAACTTTAAAGAAAAACGAATTAGTTGACTTATTAAAACAAGCTTAATATAACTAATAAAAGTGGACTTTGTCCACTTTTTTCTATATAATATGATAGAGGCGATGAAATGAAAAAAAGATTATATATATTTATTGGGGCATTAATAGGAATTATCCTTACTTTACCAATAGCAATATTTAAACTGAATAATGATCAGAGAATTATATATACTTTATTTTTTATTGTTGCCACTTTATATGCATTTATATTTCTCTTTAACGGTTTTCCAAAGCTAATCGTATATTTCATATATGGTGCAATTACTACTGTCTTGCTTTATTTTTTACCGGATTATCATTATGCAATTATTGCAATTGGAACAATACTATTTGTATTAAATCCTTTAGTGAATATCGAAGAAAAACTAGAAAAAAGAGTCAATCAAGACTTTGTCTTACCACTAAGAATTAGTCTTAGAGGAAGTTATTGGCCTTTTTACAATTATAGAAAAGAAATGAAACATTATTATCACTTACCTCAAACAAGGAAGTTATATACTAAGTCAACCTATCTGAGATTAAGACAAACAACGACACTTGTAATGTTTTTTGCTGCAATTTATCTATTTATTAATGAATTAAAAAATATCGCATTTGAATTAGGTAATTATGATGTTCAAAACTTCTTTATGTTCTATGCAGTGATCAGTTTGTTTATTGCGACCTTTATTTTATATAATAAAGGGTTCCGATCGCTACTTAGAGTGATCACTATTCTTATGTTTCCGCCAATGGTATATGCAGTTTGGTTTACAAATTTCTTAGTTGTAACTAAAATTATATTTATGCTAGGTTTAGGATTCGTTGGAATATCTGCACTTGTCTTAGAGATTGTTGGAAGCTTAAGAAGAGTTGCATACTCTGAATACCACTATTACGATGTAGAAGAACAGTGGGAAGTGTTTGCTAATGACTTATTTGAACCTCTTGTCTATAATGAAACTTTCAGTGTTTTTGGAAAATACAGTTTTAAATATGATTTAGAAAAATTTAAAAAAGAATTAAACAGTATCTTGATTTATGCAAATATAAAAAAATTCATTATAACGGCATATGTTTATGATGGTAAGAATGTTATTATTTTTACTGAATGGAATCAGAAAAAAGCTAGAAGTGCACAAAAATTTGTTGACTATTTAGAACATAAATTTAACAATAAAGTTACTAGTGAAATCCTTTATGATAAACAAAAAACAATGTATGAAAAATATTTCTTTCATAAAACAGAATATATAGTCGCAAGAGCACTTACTCTATCTGAAAGACTAAAAGAATTAGAAATGAACAATCATGTCATATTAAGTTTTGTGTTTTCATTTCAAAATCCAGGGGATATTGAATCACTGAGCAAAAAATATTATTTGACAAGATTAGATGAATTAGATGATGATGAATACTATGCGGTTAGACTGGATGCGAAAGTTGCTAATAATGCCTATATTATTGAAACACGAGTGAGAGATATTTTATTAGATGCAATGATTAGCCAAGGGCAATACGTAAGAATATCAGTATATTATTAAAAAACAGGAGAAAAGACAGATGATAAAAAAAGCAGTTATACCAGCAGCAGGATATGGAACAAGATTCTTACCCATTACAAAAGCAATTCCAAAGGAGATGTTACCTATTATTGATAAACCAGCAATAGAGATTATTGTTGATGAAGCAATCGCAAGTGGCATCACAGATTTACTTATTATTATAAGTAATAACAAAGGTGCAATCACTAATTACTTTGATAGAAATTTAGAATTAGAACATATCTTACTTGAAAAAGGTAAAGATTTTGAATATGGTCTTATCAAAAATGTTGCTAGCAAACTTAATATATACTATGTATCTCAAAAAGAACAATTAGGATTAGGGCATGCTATTTTACATGCTAAAAGCTTTGTAGGAAATGAACCCTTTGCAGTTTTACTTGGAGATGATGTTTTCGTATCTGATGAAAAACCAGCACTTAAACAATTAATGGATGCTTACGAAAAAACTCATGCAACTATCCTTGGAACAATGGTAGTCCCAATGGAAAAAACGCATCAATATGGTATTTGTGTGCCTAAAGAAGGTTCTAAAAAACCAATCGTTGAATTATCAGGAGTTGTTGAAAAACCAAAAGTTGCCCCATCACAAAGTGCAATCGCAGGTAGATATATTTTAACACCTAAAATTTTTGACTATTTACAAGATCAACAAAAAGGCGCAGGTAATGAAATTCAATTGACTGATGCCATTTTAAGACTCATGGCAGAAGAAAAAGTTTACTCATTAGATATTCACGGAAAAAGATATGATATAGGATCTAAAATAGGTTATATTGAAGCTATTATTGACTTTGCTTTAAATAGAGAAGACTTAAAAGATGAAGTGAGAAGTTTACTTAAAACTAAATAAAAAAACTTGACATCATAAAATAGATATGATAAATTAAAGTTACCCTAAGGAGAACCCGTGGAACCCAAATGATTATTTTGGAAGTTTGAACTAGATAGGCGTGAATGCCAAACTATTTGGAATCCCAAAATCTAGTAAAAGGAAACTTCCACGTGAACAAAACTTGTTCTCACGCTCCTTAGGCTTTTTTTATTTTTAAACATGCAATTGTAAAAAAATGGTATAATTATAAATGTAAATATAGTTATAAATATAATAGGAGGTTTTCAATGAAAACATTTAAAAAAAGCCCAGTGCTAGCAATCATAGCCGGTATTGTGTTAATTGTCTTAGCAACACTTTATGCTTTAGAAATAACTAACGTTTTTACTGTTAAAGGATTTAGCTTTGCTTCATTTATGTCAGGAATACTTATTCTTGTCTTAGCTTATTTCCTAGTCTTACCAGAATTTAGAAGAAGAAAAGGTAATGCAAGAGTTATACTTGCAATAGAATTAGTTATCTTTGCTTTAGTATCACTTTTAGGATTTATCTTACCTTCAATGGATATTCATGTATTAAGTAATAACTTTAGTAGTGCTAACTGGATTGCAATTATCTTATTATCACATGGTTTAGTAAGTTTATATATATCACAATATACTGCTACTAAAACAACAATGCTTAACTTTACAGTATATATCATTTTATATGGCGTTGGTGCATACTTATTAGGATCAAATTCAATTAACCTAGAAATCTTTAACTGGATTATAGTAGGTGTAATTGGCGCAATAGGTATATATTTACTTGGACTAGGATTATTAAACACTAAGAAAAAATAGAAAAGAGAATTAAAATGGATTTATTAAAAACATTAAAAGATTTATCAACATTAAATGGTGTCCCAGGAAATGAAAAAGATGTTTCTAGATATGTTGTTGAAAATATTAAAAATACAGTAGATGAAGTTAACTTTGATAACTTAGGATCTGTTATTGCAAAAAAGGGTACTAAAGGCCCTAAAGTTATGATTGCTGGACACATGGATGAAGTTGGTCTGATGGTAACTCAAATCACAAAAGAAGGATTTGTTAAGTTTCAACCGCTAGGTGGCTGGTTTTCACAAGTAATGCTTGCCCAAGTATGGCAAATTCATACTAAAAAAGGGGTTATATTCGCTGTTACAGGAGTTAAACCTCCTCACTTAATACCAGCATCAGAAAGATCAAAAGCAATCGAAATAAGCTCTATGTATCTTGATTTAGGTGCTAAAACAAAAGAAGAAGTATTAGAACTAGGTGTTTCAATTGGTGATACAATTACCCCATATACTGAATTTAGAGAATTAGGTAATAAAGATTACTTGCTTGGAAAAGCTTGGGACAATAGAGTAGGTAGTGCTGTTGTTATGCATGTTTTATCAGAATTAGGAAAAAATGATAAAAATCAATTATATGGAACATTTACTGTTCAAGAAGAAGTTGGCTTAAGAGGAGCTAAAACAAGTTCTTATAAGGTTCATCCTCAAATAGCTATTGCAGTTGATACAGGTGTTGGTAATGATGTACCTGGAGGAGATCCAGTAGAACAAACATTAGGTAACGGTCCACAAATATTAATATATGATGGTGGATTAATTGCTCATAAAGGGTTAAGAGACTTTGTGATTAATATTGCTAAGGAAAATAATATTCCTTATCAAGAAGCGTATATTACTGGTGGTAGAACAGATGCTGGTAATATGCATTTAGCACATGAAGGTGCAGCTTCGTTATCAATTTGTATCCCAACAAGATATATGCATTCACATACATCAATTATTCACAAACAAGATGTTTTAAATACAATTAAGTTATTGAAATTGGTTGTTGAAAGATTGGATGAAGAAACAGTCAATCGCTTATTATATCAAGATTAATACTCATAATATATAAAAATAAAGGAGCTGTAAAGAAATGAAGTAATTCACTACTTCAAGAACTTAACAGTTCTTTTTTTCTTATATCTACCGTGAACTATGTGGATAAAATCAAAAAACATCTACTTTTAGGCGTCAAAAAAGAAGATTCTATTAAAATCTTAAGTTTATTGTAGATATCTATTCTGTTATTCTATACTTTTTATTATGATATTTTCTCAAATTATACCCAATCGCTGTTAAATAAAACTCCATTTTAACATTATGAGTTAATCTTCGTCTAAATCTTCTTACTTTAAATGCTTCTTTAATCACTCCAAAGGCACCCTCAACTTGAATTGACCTTTGAACTCTTAATTCAATTCCTAATGGTGATGTAAGATTTTTAATAACCTCTTTTTGGTATGTAAGATTTTCATCATTAATCTCTTTACGCTTACCATTTGGTAATTCATATACATCATTACCTCGATTATTTCTATACAGATACTTTAAAGTATCTCCATTAGGTGTTAAATAATCATTACCTGATTTAGTAAGGTTAAATGGAAAATATGGATCTTTCATTCTTTTTTTGTCATGCGTATCTTTAGCATACATTGCATATTTTTGATAAAGCTCCATATCGTTTAGTTTTAAATAACGATAATTCGTTAATCCACCATATCCAGCATCCGCTACTGGATATTTTGGATAGAAGTCATAACTTTTCTTAAATCCTTCTAAAAAAGGAATCAAAGTTTTATAATCACTACGTTCTTTATAGATATCTAGATGTAGGATATATTCATTTGATACACCAATTTGTATATTATACCCTGGTTTTAATTGACTATTACGCATATGATCTTCTTTCATATGCATAAAAGTCGCGTCTATATCTGTTTTAGCATATGAGTTTCTATCATTACCCATAATCTTTAAATGTCTTTCATACTCTACAAGTTTAGCTAAATATTCTAAGATATGTTCATAATCTCTTTGTAAAGTAGTTTTTCTTTGACCTTTACCATATTTAAACTCTATTAATTCCCTATCTATCTCATTAAGTAGAAAGTCTTTGATGCTATTTAAATTATCAGTGTTATATGTTTCATGTATTGGAAAGAAGATATCTGAGTCTTCATATCTTTTATTTAAGGATTCTATCTGTTTGGTTATTTTTTTATATAACTTATCTCTAAACTTTTCAATAGAACCACGCCATGTAAAACTATATTTATTAGCCACCGATTCTATTTTAGTACCATCTATATATAATTTATCTGTATCAATAGATTCTTTTTTTATTAAGTACTTACTTAGTTCATAAAAGATTTCATCTATTCCTTTAACTAAGTATTTATCCATAAAGGTTTTTATTGTTTGATGACTTGGCATTAATTCATCTGTAAGCCACATGATTCTAATATCATTTTTAGCAGCTTTTGCCATATCTCTTAAAGATTGAATCTTTTCCATTTGACAAAACATGATCAGTTTTAACATTTGAACCGGATTATAACCCATACGACCTCTTGGGTCTTTTGAGCTATTTAAGTATTTTTTTATCTCCAATTTTCTAAATACTTCATCAAATGTACGAACTTCACTATCAAAAGGAATTTTTATGTCTAATTGTAGTGGTAATTTTAACTGTTTTGGGTTAAAATTATGTTGTATATTTTGTTGTGTTTGCATACTATAATTATACCAAAAAACCGCCCTAGGATTCTAGAGCGGCTTTTTTGTTTTATAGACTGTTACTTTTATTTCGTTACAGTCCCTTTTTAATATCATTATCAAAAAATTTAATATTCTAGAATAAATCTAACTAAGGTAGTTTTTTCTTTTTTTTCTCTTTAGAACTAAAAATGTCTAAACTAGATAAATCAGAGATGCCATCACCTTCTGAAAGAATAGCTATAATTATGATAGTTGCTAGAAAAATTGCAACTGAATATGAAAATGATAAAGATAGACTGTAATCAGGTTGCTTCATAAAAACTAGAGGTAAGAAAGTTAAACTAGTTAGAGCTATGAACATGATTAAATCAGTAGAGTAACTTAATTCATATTTTGTAAAAATAAATATTGATATAGAAATGGTTACTACTAAAAATAAAAGTAAAAATAATCTTTTATGAACCACTATTGAGTAAATAATGGAAACTGATATTTGCAATGCAATCATAATTGATATTATAAGAAGATGAGTATTTAGAGAACTAGCATTTTGTCTATGTACTAAATAAAGACCTAAGGCAAACCCTAGCAGCACAGCATAAAATAAATAACTATATTTTATATACTCATTTAATACTTTTGAAACAAATAAAATGATTGTAATTACAAATAGTACCAAGATTAATACCTCAAGTGCGATTAAAACGTTGAGACTAATAGTAATCAAGTAAGTTGAGAAAAAGGCACTTAAAAGTAGTAGATTTGAAAATAAAAGTTTCGCTGTAAAATCAAACTTTTTCATAAAGCCTCCTTTAATTATGATAATAGCCCTATTAAGGGCTATTAGTTAAATAGATAAATCGTTCTTTAATTGTTCTAACTGATCTTCATTAAGTTCTATAATGCAAAAAGTATCATAAAAGTTAATTGTAACATTGTAATGCTTCTTTTTAAGAACACTAATTTCTACGTGAGTTATTTTATCGATATGGATTAAGTAGTTATTACCATCTATATCATTTAAAGAGGTAAAAGCCATTATTTTTTATCCTTAGGTTCCTTAACAGCTTCAGATAGAGCAACTAAATGAGAAGTTAAATCTGTTAAGTTAGATGGAACAACAATTTTTGTTGCTTTACCATCTGCAACTTTAGCTAATGCTTCATATCCTTTGATTGTTAAAACAGCTTGATCAGCTTTAGCTTCTTTAAGTAATTTAATACCAAGTGCTTCAGCTTCTTTAACTTTAATTAACGCAGCAGCTTCAGCTTCAGCGGCAAGAATAACTTGTTGTTTATCAGCTTCAGCTTTTAAGATAATAGATTCATTTTGCCCTTCAGCAGCAAGAATTTGAGCACGTTTTTCACCTTCAGCAATCAAGATTGTTTGACGACGTTCACGTTCAGCACGCATTTGTTTTTCCATTGATTCTCTAATATCTTTAGGTGGGACAATATTCTTAACTTCAACACGGTTTACTTTAATACCCCAAGCATCAGTAGCATCATCTAAAGTATGTCTCATGCGTTCGTTAATTAAATCTCTAGACGTTAAAGTTTGGTCTAAGTCTAAATCCCCGATGATATTACGTAGAGTGGTTGCTGATAAGTTTTCAATTGCTGAAAGTGGGTCATCAACACCATAAGCATATAACTTAGGATCAGTGATTTGGAAGAATACAACTGTATCAATTTGCATTGTAACATTATCTCTTGTAATTACTGGTTGTGGTTCAAAATCTCTAACTTGTTCTTTTAAACTCACTTTAGCAGCAACTCTATCAACAAATGGAATTAAGAAGTGAACACCAACACCCCAAGTTGAATGATAACCACCCATACGTTCAATTACGTATTTTTGTGTTTGTTTTACTAATCTAAAACTTAAAGCTAAAATAACTAAGATGACAGCACTTAAGATAATTAAAATAATTTCTCCAGCGCCTAAAAAAATGTTTAAATTAAAGTTCATGTTATTTATCTCCTTTATATATTAATATTTTTTTAATCTGAACTCGCTTAATTTTTAAACCCCAATTATCAGTTACTTCATCAAATTTCATAAAGTCTGATAACAAAATTAGGTTTCTATCTGATAAGACTGTTTTAAAATCTTTTTCACCAATACTTACTCTTAAGTAATGACTTACTAAAGAAGTAATTGGTTTTACGTTTCTATCATACCCATAGACATATTGTTTAGTGTCTGCAATTTGATAAATTACATCAAAATCTACATATACATGGACTTGATCGATTGTTAAAAAGTCATTATGTGTTTCCAATAACTGATCACTAACAGAAACTTTTTTTACGACTCTATCAACAAAGGGAAATAAGAAGTGAATCCCAGCTCTCCATGTTGTATGATAGACGCCTAGTCTTTCAATCACAACTTGTTGATTTTGTCTAACAATTTTAATACTTAAAACTAAAATCAGTAGTAACACAAATAAAACAATAGCAGAAGGGATAATATAAATTAATGTTTTATCATCAATGAATAGAGTCATTATCGATTTCCTCAACAATTAACTTTACACCTTCTACAGCTAAAATCTTAACTAAAGCATCTTCTTTGATCTCAGCATCAGAAATAGCAGTCCATATAAGATGTTCAAATTTAACTAAACCACTATTATTTGGAGTAATTGTTTTTGTAACCACAGCTACTTTACCAATATAGGCATCAACATTTGTTTTAACTTCATTTCGTTTGAAGTATTTTA contains:
- the rplT gene encoding 50S ribosomal protein L20; the protein is MPRVKSTPVTRRRRKKILKLAKGYFGSKRTIYRTAHEQVMRSLQYSYRDRKQRKREFRKLWISRINAAAVLNGLKYSTFIHGLALANVEVNRKVLADIAVFEPETFTAYAELAKNALANPSQAVKAVETKKAPAAKKEVKSEEVNYESLTVSALKELAKERGLSGYTTLKKNELVDLLKQA
- a CDS encoding M42 family metallopeptidase; this translates as MDLLKTLKDLSTLNGVPGNEKDVSRYVVENIKNTVDEVNFDNLGSVIAKKGTKGPKVMIAGHMDEVGLMVTQITKEGFVKFQPLGGWFSQVMLAQVWQIHTKKGVIFAVTGVKPPHLIPASERSKAIEISSMYLDLGAKTKEEVLELGVSIGDTITPYTEFRELGNKDYLLGKAWDNRVGSAVVMHVLSELGKNDKNQLYGTFTVQEEVGLRGAKTSSYKVHPQIAIAVDTGVGNDVPGGDPVEQTLGNGPQILIYDGGLIAHKGLRDFVINIAKENNIPYQEAYITGGRTDAGNMHLAHEGAASLSICIPTRYMHSHTSIIHKQDVLNTIKLLKLVVERLDEETVNRLLYQD
- a CDS encoding transposase; the encoded protein is MQTQQNIQHNFNPKQLKLPLQLDIKIPFDSEVRTFDEVFRKLEIKKYLNSSKDPRGRMGYNPVQMLKLIMFCQMEKIQSLRDMAKAAKNDIRIMWLTDELMPSHQTIKTFMDKYLVKGIDEIFYELSKYLIKKESIDTDKLYIDGTKIESVANKYSFTWRGSIEKFRDKLYKKITKQIESLNKRYEDSDIFFPIHETYNTDNLNSIKDFLLNEIDRELIEFKYGKGQRKTTLQRDYEHILEYLAKLVEYERHLKIMGNDRNSYAKTDIDATFMHMKEDHMRNSQLKPGYNIQIGVSNEYILHLDIYKERSDYKTLIPFLEGFKKSYDFYPKYPVADAGYGGLTNYRYLKLNDMELYQKYAMYAKDTHDKKRMKDPYFPFNLTKSGNDYLTPNGDTLKYLYRNNRGNDVYELPNGKRKEINDENLTYQKEVIKNLTSPLGIELRVQRSIQVEGAFGVIKEAFKVRRFRRRLTHNVKMEFYLTAIGYNLRKYHNKKYRITE
- the rpmI gene encoding 50S ribosomal protein L35, which produces MPKQKSHSGLKKRIKVTGTGKLLRGHAYKNHLAASKTTKQNRQLRGVTLVDHSDYKRIKSLIRGL
- the galU gene encoding UTP--glucose-1-phosphate uridylyltransferase GalU is translated as MIKKAVIPAAGYGTRFLPITKAIPKEMLPIIDKPAIEIIVDEAIASGITDLLIIISNNKGAITNYFDRNLELEHILLEKGKDFEYGLIKNVASKLNIYYVSQKEQLGLGHAILHAKSFVGNEPFAVLLGDDVFVSDEKPALKQLMDAYEKTHATILGTMVVPMEKTHQYGICVPKEGSKKPIVELSGVVEKPKVAPSQSAIAGRYILTPKIFDYLQDQQKGAGNEIQLTDAILRLMAEEKVYSLDIHGKRYDIGSKIGYIEAIIDFALNREDLKDEVRSLLKTK
- a CDS encoding SPFH domain-containing protein; amino-acid sequence: MTLFIDDKTLIYIIPSAIVLFVLLLILVLSIKIVRQNQQVVIERLGVYHTTWRAGIHFLFPFVDRVVKKVSVSDQLLETHNDFLTIDQVHVYVDFDVIYQIADTKQYVYGYDRNVKPITSLVSHYLRVSIGEKDFKTVLSDRNLILLSDFMKFDEVTDNWGLKIKRVQIKKILIYKGDK
- a CDS encoding NfeD family protein; this translates as MDVMVWVWLGIFVLSVTFEFVSLELVSIWFAIAAIPSLILAMVNIPLHYQLIVFFIISCVLIFLTRPVVLKYFKRNEVKTNVDAYIGKVAVVTKTITPNNSGLVKFEHLIWTAISDAEIKEDALVKILAVEGVKLIVEEIDNDSIH
- a CDS encoding SPFH domain-containing protein; translation: MNFNLNIFLGAGEIILIILSAVILVILALSFRLVKQTQKYVIERMGGYHSTWGVGVHFLIPFVDRVAAKVSLKEQVRDFEPQPVITRDNVTMQIDTVVFFQITDPKLYAYGVDDPLSAIENLSATTLRNIIGDLDLDQTLTSRDLINERMRHTLDDATDAWGIKVNRVEVKNIVPPKDIRESMEKQMRAERERRQTILIAEGEKRAQILAAEGQNESIILKAEADKQQVILAAEAEAAALIKVKEAEALGIKLLKEAKADQAVLTIKGYEALAKVADGKATKIVVPSNLTDLTSHLVALSEAVKEPKDKK